A part of Desulfurobacterium indicum genomic DNA contains:
- a CDS encoding rod-binding protein: protein MEPKIVPYWDVTAIRNIKTVKDVAKEFEATFLEIMLKEMRKGIPEGMFSSFSDKMYTDMFDMAVANRLASSDRFGLAKYIENALNAYKKAENL from the coding sequence ATGGAGCCGAAAATTGTTCCCTATTGGGATGTTACTGCTATTAGAAATATAAAAACGGTTAAGGATGTTGCTAAAGAATTTGAAGCAACATTTCTTGAGATTATGTTGAAAGAGATGAGAAAGGGAATACCTGAAGGTATGTTTTCTTCTTTTTCAGATAAGATGTACACCGATATGTTTGATATGGCGGTTGCAAATAGACTTGCCTCTTCTGATAGATTTGGCCTTGCAAAATACATAGAAAATGCCCTTAACGCCTATAAAAAGGCGGAGAATCTATGA